From the genome of Spinacia oleracea cultivar Varoflay chromosome 2, BTI_SOV_V1, whole genome shotgun sequence, one region includes:
- the LOC110791714 gene encoding uncharacterized protein — protein MPADQDSATNPNSAYYLSSHDLNASKLVSIVFDGKCFNDWKRSMVIALSARNKLCFVDGSLNQPASNLANHRIWNRCNDLVISWMLSSLEPSIARSVLYLKTAREIWLDLEERFCQSSGPQLFSVQQKLCDLSQADDEQISSFFTKIKLLWDQLDGLDPLPSCICTGCSCTLTQQLLKSQQNKD, from the coding sequence ATGCCTGCTGATCAAGATTCTGCAACTAATCCTAATTCAGCATATTATCTTAGTAGTCATGATCTTAATGCTTCCAAATTGGTTAGCATTGTGTTTGATGGAAAGTGCTTCAATGACTGGAAGCGTTCCATGGTGATTGCACTTTCAGCAAGGAATAAGTTGTGTTTTGTTGATGGCAGTCTCAATCAACCAGCAAGTAATTTAGCAAATCACAGAATCTGGAACAGATGTAATGACTTAGTAATTTCTTGGATGCTATCTTCCTTAGAGCCTTCAATTGCAAGAAGTGTGTTGTACCTCAAAACTGCAAGAGAAATATGGCTTGATCTGGAGGAGAGATTTTGTCAGTCATCTGGACCACAACTCTTTTCTGTACAACAGAAATTGTGTGATTTGAGTCAAGCAGATGATGAGCAGATTTCAAGTTTTTTCACTAAGATAAAGCTATTATGGGATCAACTTGATGGACTTGATCCTTTACCTTCATGTATCTGCACAGGTTGTAGCTGCACTTTAACTCAACAGCTATTGAAGTCTCAACAGAATAAAGATTGA
- the LOC130467602 gene encoding uncharacterized mitochondrial protein AtMg00810-like, with protein MSTVRCLISLAASKNWRIFQLDINNAFLHGHLDEEVYMKILVGVTAPPGFVCKLNKSLYGLKQASRQWFARLHSELKSQDSGDLTVVAVYVDDILITGSNEDKIAALKSHLHLTFSIKDLGVLNFFLGIEVSHTNEGYILTQKKYTKELLQDCELDISKPVVTPFPLNLKLTTEGTPYHNAELYRCYVGKLNFLTHTRPDISFAVQCLSQFMHSPTLQHIEALTHTLRYIHSTSGQGILLRATEQLTLQAFSDSDWAACPTTRRSVTGYVLLLGNSPISWKSKKQSTISKSSSEAEYRAMSQAAAEVTWIVRLLEELGVHNLKPVALHCDNQSAIHIATNPIFHERTKHIEVDCYFTRDKVLEGLLHLSYLPTHNQLADIFTKVLPGAQHRNLSTKLGMINDSPMPSLRGGGCWYSAQLSNTASNMITTTANKQGCNNHFF; from the exons ATGTCCACTGTCAGGTGTTTAATCAGCCTAGCTGCCAGTAAGAATTGGAGAATTTTCCAACTAGATATCAACAATGCTTTTCTTCATGGACACCTTGATGAGGAAGTCTATATGAAAATTCTTGTGGGTGTTACTGCCCCACCTGGTTTTGTTTGCAAACTCAACAAGTCTTTATATGgtttaaagcaggcatcaaggcagtggtttgctAGATTACACTCTGAACTAAAGTCACAGG ATTCTGGTGATTTGACTGTGGTGGCTGTATATGTTGATGACATCCTCATCACAGGATCCAATGAGGATAAAATTGCTGCCCTGAAATCACATTTGCATCTCACATTCAGCATTAAGGATTTGGGAgttcttaatttttttcttggTATTGAAGTCAGTCATACCAATGAAGGTTATATTCTTACTCAAAAGAAGTATACCAAGGAACTTCTTCAAGATTGTGAGCTGGACATTTCCAAACCTGTTGTGACTCCATTTCCTCTCAATCTAAAGCTCACCACTGAAGGAACACCTTATCACAATGCAGAACTATATAGATGTTATGTTGGCAAGCTGAATTTTCTCACTCACACAAGACCAGATATCTCCTTTGCTGTTCAATGTTTGAGTCAATTTATGCACTCTCCTACTCTGCAACATATTGAAGCTTTGACTCACACTCTCAGATACATTCATTCCACTTCAGGTCAAGGTATTCTACTCAGGGCTACAGAACAGCTCACCTTGCAAGCTTTTTCTGATTCAGATTGGGCAGCCTGTCCAACAACAAGGAGATCTGTTACTGGTTATGTTTTACTACTAGGAAATTCTCCTATTAGTTGGAAATCGAAGAAGCAATCAACCATCTCCAAAAGTTCTTCTGAAGCAGAATATAGAGCAATGTCTCAAGCTGCTGCTGAAGTTACCTGGATTGTTCGACTTCTTGAAGAACTAGGGGTGCACAATTTGAAGCCTGTTGCTCTACATTGTGACAACCAGTCAGCCATTCACATTGCTACAAATCCTATCTTCCATGAGCGCACAAAGCATATTGAAGTGGACTGTTATTTTACTCGAGATAAGGTTCTTGAGGGGCTTTTGCATCTAAGTTATCTTCCTACTCACAATCAGTTAGCTGATATTTTTACTAAAGTTTTACCCGGTGCTCAACACAGAAATCTGTCTACCAAacttggcatgataaatgactCTCCCATGCCAagtttgagggggggggggtgttggtATTCAGCTCAGCTCAGCAACACTGCCAGCAACATGATCACAACAACAGCAAACAAGCAAGGCTGCAACAATCATTTCTTCTAG
- the LOC110791715 gene encoding uncharacterized protein isoform X1, translated as MARGTETPTIDMTNPLYLHPSDGSHTIAISKLNGAVDYRTWRRSMEIALGSKRKLGFVNGTVVRSTDDSVKAELWDTSNSTVLGWIHGSVSDTIKTSIIFLNTARETWVHLEKRFSLTNGSRKYKLNRDLYGLKQNGAVVHEYYTAMRALWQELESMNSLPVMTTVAADVTTYLRALDRQQEEQHLFQFLNGLDEDYGALRSQLLLMSPLPTVETACSAIQQEESQRDVLKPVKLELESAAMYSKSSEITCNACGGKGHYTEKCFTVVGYPKWHPRYRQQQKGGASSSKQKESSFQQRWSKGKPRFEPKTAVMAQGQSDTKSETGSISFTAQQFEQLLKSLPGLLIVWLLPMEKEVLVSSLLEDTLS; from the exons ATGGCCCGAGGAACTGAAACCCCCACCATAGACATGACAAATCCGTTGTACCTTCATCCTTCGGATGGATCTCACACCATCGCCATTTCCAAACTCAATGGAGCGGTAGATTATCGGACATGGCGAAGATCGATGGAAATAGCGCTCGGTTCCAAACGGAAACTGGGTTTTGTAAATGGCACCGTCGTGCGTTCAACCGACGATTCCGTCAAAGCGGAGCTCTGGGACACCTCCAACTCTACTGTTCTGGGGTGGATTCATGGCTCTGTTTCAGACACCATCAAAACTTCGATTATCTTCCTAAATACAGCTCGAGAAACATGGGTTCATCTGGAAAAGCGATTTTCTTTGACAAACGGATCTCGAAAATACAAGTTGAATCGAGATTTGTATGGTCTCAAGCAAAATGGAGCGGTTGTTCATGAGTATTACACAGCTATGAGAGCTTTGTGGCAGGAACTAGAGTCTATGAACTCTCTGCCGGTGATGACAACCGTGGCAGCAGACGTTACTACGTATCTGCGGGCTCTCGATAGGcaacaagaggagcaacacctCTTCCAATTTCTCAATGGGTTGGATGAGGACTACGGAGCACTGCGTAGCCAGTTGCTTCTCATGTCTCCTTTGCCTACAGTTGAAACAGCGTGTTCAGCCATTCAACAAGAAGAGTCTCAACGAGATGTCTTGAAGCCGGTAAAGTTGGAGCTCGAATCTGCAGCTATGTACAGCAAAAGTTCTGAAATTACCTGCAATGCCTGTGGAGGTAAAGGTCATTATACAGAAAAATGTTTCACTGTTGTTGGTTATCCAAAGTGGCACCCAAGGTACAGACAACAACAAAAGGGTGGTGCAAGCTCCTCTAAACAGAAAGAGTCTTCTTTTCAACAGAGGTGGTCTAAAGGCAAGCCTAGATTTGAACCAAAAACAGCTGTCATGGCTCAAGGTCAGTCAGATACAAAATCTGAAACAGGCTCAATTTCTTTCACAGCCCAACAATTTGAGCAATTGTTGAAAAGTCTTCCTG GACTATTGATAGTGTGGCTGTTACCTATGGAAAAGGAAGTCTTAGTTTCTTCCCTGCTGGAAGATACTCTGTCTTAG